A window of the Lactobacillus amylovorus DSM 20531 genome harbors these coding sequences:
- the infB gene encoding translation initiation factor IF-2 translates to MAKKRIYEVAKEVGVDNKVVVQKAKDLGFDVKNHMSSIDDVQVAKLKSSFQNSAPAKKNNKIKISISSIRKNEKKQEDNNSSKKPRRRNNKRRQNNDRNRDNRNERGNNRANSGKPKAAALLQQFKQKQRVEEGQLNKEAQKAKKEYHEQLKHPKQEQPVKNNKKTNNDNNKKKSAPVEKKVIGPKILKPSPARLKQNQPSANERVAAKVNMPEAPKDDRRGNGHGRNTGKPGRKGKKQFFNGYSEHSDRSERKRRKNRKKQQEQKPKKQLTKRKERPLPEVLVYEEGMNAQDLGKLLHREPAEIVKKLFMLGVLTNQNQSLDKDTIELLAAEYGIDAKQKVHEDISDIDTLYNKRMEESKKSKNQVKRPPVVTIMGHVDHGKTTLLDRLRHTHVSAHEAGGITQKIGAYQVRLNNRLITFLDTPGHAAFSNMRARGAEITDIVVLVVAADDGVMPQTVEAIDHAKSANVPIIVAINKMDKPGANPQHVTEELMKYNLIPEDYGGDTIFVNISAKTGQNVDDLLQMILLQADVMELKANPTEMAIGTVIEARLSRGRGPVADVLIQQGTLNIGDPIVVGDTFGRVRTMTNDRGRQVKKATPSEPVEITGLNDVPESADKLVEFKDEKTARSVGEARAQQSLQKSREKVQHVTLDNLFDTMKKENMKEVDIVLKADVQGSVEALQQSLEKIEVEGVRVNIIHSGVGAINESDVTLAGASNAFIIGFNVRPTATAKSQAETDSVDIRLYSVIYKAIDDVTAAMKGMLEPTYEEKVIGNLTVRETWKVSKVGTIAGSFVDKGVVKNDSKIRVVRDGIVKYDGEIASLKRFKDDVKEVKQGNDCGLTIKDYNDIKVGDEFEVYEMQQVEPK, encoded by the coding sequence ATGGCAAAGAAAAGAATTTATGAAGTCGCAAAAGAAGTAGGCGTTGATAATAAAGTTGTAGTCCAAAAAGCAAAGGATTTAGGCTTTGATGTGAAAAATCACATGTCATCAATTGATGATGTACAGGTTGCAAAATTAAAGAGTAGTTTCCAAAACTCCGCTCCCGCCAAGAAGAATAATAAGATTAAGATCTCTATTTCTTCTATTCGCAAGAATGAAAAGAAACAAGAAGATAATAATTCTTCTAAGAAGCCAAGAAGACGTAATAATAAACGTCGTCAAAATAATGATCGTAATCGTGATAATCGAAACGAACGCGGCAATAATAGAGCTAATTCAGGTAAGCCCAAGGCCGCAGCTTTGCTTCAACAATTTAAGCAAAAGCAACGTGTCGAAGAAGGCCAACTTAACAAGGAAGCTCAAAAAGCTAAGAAAGAATATCACGAACAGTTGAAACATCCAAAACAAGAACAACCAGTGAAAAATAATAAGAAAACTAATAACGATAACAACAAAAAGAAGTCAGCACCAGTTGAAAAGAAAGTAATTGGTCCTAAGATTTTAAAGCCATCCCCAGCTCGTTTAAAGCAAAATCAACCATCAGCTAATGAAAGAGTAGCTGCTAAGGTTAATATGCCAGAAGCTCCTAAGGATGATAGACGTGGCAATGGTCATGGTAGAAATACAGGTAAGCCAGGCCGTAAGGGTAAGAAACAATTCTTCAACGGATACAGTGAACATTCAGATCGTTCAGAAAGAAAACGTCGTAAGAACAGGAAGAAGCAACAAGAACAAAAGCCAAAGAAGCAACTTACTAAGCGTAAGGAACGTCCATTACCAGAAGTATTGGTTTACGAAGAAGGTATGAACGCACAAGACCTTGGTAAATTACTTCACCGTGAACCAGCAGAAATCGTTAAGAAGCTATTCATGCTTGGTGTTTTGACTAACCAAAACCAATCATTAGATAAGGATACGATTGAATTATTGGCTGCTGAATACGGTATTGATGCTAAGCAAAAGGTTCATGAAGATATCTCTGATATTGACACTCTTTACAACAAGAGAATGGAAGAATCAAAGAAGTCTAAGAACCAAGTTAAGCGACCACCAGTAGTTACTATCATGGGTCACGTTGACCACGGTAAGACTACCTTGCTTGACCGCTTACGTCATACTCACGTTTCAGCTCACGAAGCTGGTGGTATCACTCAGAAGATCGGTGCTTACCAAGTTAGATTAAACAACCGTTTGATTACTTTCTTGGATACTCCAGGACACGCCGCATTCTCAAACATGCGTGCACGTGGTGCTGAAATCACTGATATTGTTGTCTTAGTTGTAGCTGCAGATGACGGTGTAATGCCACAGACTGTTGAAGCTATTGACCACGCTAAGAGTGCTAATGTTCCAATTATTGTTGCAATCAACAAGATGGATAAACCAGGTGCCAACCCACAACACGTAACCGAAGAATTAATGAAGTATAACTTAATTCCTGAAGATTACGGTGGTGACACAATCTTCGTTAACATTTCAGCTAAGACTGGTCAAAACGTTGATGACTTGCTTCAAATGATTTTGCTTCAAGCTGATGTGATGGAACTTAAGGCAAATCCTACTGAAATGGCTATCGGTACTGTAATTGAAGCCCGTTTGTCACGTGGTCGTGGTCCTGTAGCCGACGTTTTGATCCAACAAGGTACACTTAATATTGGTGATCCAATCGTTGTTGGTGATACTTTCGGTCGTGTACGTACAATGACCAACGATCGTGGACGTCAAGTTAAGAAGGCAACCCCATCAGAACCTGTTGAAATTACTGGTTTGAACGATGTTCCTGAATCAGCTGATAAGTTGGTTGAGTTTAAGGATGAAAAGACTGCAAGAAGCGTTGGTGAAGCTAGAGCACAACAATCATTGCAAAAGTCTCGTGAAAAGGTACAACACGTTACTCTTGATAACCTCTTCGATACTATGAAGAAGGAAAACATGAAAGAGGTTGACATTGTCTTGAAGGCTGATGTTCAAGGTTCAGTAGAAGCTTTGCAACAATCACTTGAAAAGATCGAAGTTGAAGGCGTACGTGTCAACATTATTCACTCAGGCGTTGGTGCAATTAATGAATCAGATGTTACTTTAGCTGGTGCATCTAATGCATTTATTATTGGTTTCAACGTTCGTCCAACTGCAACTGCTAAGAGTCAAGCAGAAACTGACTCTGTTGATATTCGCTTGTACAGTGTCATCTACAAGGCTATTGATGATGTTACTGCTGCCATGAAGGGTATGCTTGAACCAACTTACGAAGAAAAGGTTATCGGTAACTTAACAGTTCGTGAAACTTGGAAGGTTTCTAAGGTTGGTACAATTGCTGGTTCCTTCGTTGATAAGGGTGTAGTTAAGAACGATTCTAAGATTAGAGTTGTTCGTGACGGTATCGTTAAATACGATGGCGAAATTGCATCACTTAAGAGATTCAAGGACGATGTTAAGGAAGTTAAGCAAGGTAACGATTGTGGTTTGACTATTAAGGACTACAACGATATCAAGGTTGGCGACGAATTCGAAGTATACGAAATGCAACAAGTTGAACCTAAGTAA
- a CDS encoding L7Ae/L30e/S12e/Gadd45 family ribosomal protein gives MQNRQKAINLLGLAERAGKLTTGTETVITETNKGKIKLILLASDVQANTAEKVDRVARKNNIPMINSFSASEMSKAIGKKRKVLGLTDAGFAKALVKRINEGV, from the coding sequence TTGCAAAATAGACAAAAAGCAATTAATTTGTTAGGTTTAGCAGAGCGTGCTGGAAAATTAACAACAGGCACTGAAACTGTAATTACCGAAACAAATAAAGGAAAAATAAAGCTGATCCTGCTTGCTAGTGATGTTCAAGCAAACACTGCAGAGAAAGTGGATCGCGTTGCCAGAAAAAATAATATTCCTATGATAAACTCATTTTCGGCTAGTGAAATGTCAAAAGCAATTGGCAAGAAACGAAAAGTTTTAGGATTAACTGATGCTGGTTTTGCTAAGGCATTAGTTAAAAGAATAAATGAAGGAGTGTGA
- the rnpM gene encoding RNase P modulator RnpM, translating to MKKRKIPMRKDLLTDTMQPKKELVRIVIDKEKNVSVDPTGKKAGRGAYVSLDPTKIEAAKEKHVLDRSLGAKIPDSFYDELYSYVDHQKARKELFGDK from the coding sequence TTGAAAAAAAGAAAAATCCCAATGCGGAAGGATTTATTAACCGATACAATGCAACCTAAAAAAGAATTGGTTCGTATCGTGATTGATAAAGAAAAGAATGTTTCTGTCGATCCTACTGGTAAAAAGGCAGGAAGAGGAGCATATGTTTCACTTGATCCAACTAAGATCGAAGCTGCAAAAGAAAAACATGTTTTAGATCGCAGCTTAGGAGCTAAGATCCCAGACAGTTTCTACGATGAGCTTTATTCTTATGTTGATCATCAGAAAGCAAGAAAAGAATTATTTGGTGATAAATAA
- a CDS encoding ribosome-binding factor A, with translation MKHRIGRVEGEILRELTKILQKKIRDPRLSEVTITAVECTNDLSYATVYYSLLTEDAEKEKEVEEGLEKAKGMMRHLLGQTLTVYKVPELIFKRDNSVKYGSKIDRLIAEVKKQDAERASK, from the coding sequence ATGAAGCATAGAATTGGTCGTGTTGAAGGAGAAATCCTTCGCGAATTAACCAAAATTTTACAAAAGAAAATTCGTGATCCTCGTTTAAGCGAAGTTACAATCACTGCGGTTGAATGTACGAATGATCTTTCATATGCAACTGTTTACTACAGTTTATTAACTGAAGATGCTGAAAAAGAAAAGGAAGTCGAAGAAGGCTTAGAAAAGGCAAAGGGCATGATGCGTCATTTGCTTGGTCAAACTTTGACTGTATATAAAGTTCCTGAACTTATTTTCAAACGTGATAATTCAGTAAAATATGGTAGTAAAATTGACCGTTTAATTGCAGAAGTTAAAAAGCAAGATGCTGAACGGGCAAGTAAGTAA
- the truB gene encoding tRNA pseudouridine(55) synthase TruB, translating to MLNGILVIDKDKDMTSADVVYHLRRALHIRKIGHAGTLDPEVTGVLPIAIGQATKLIELMHTRPKKYEGQGLLGYATDSYDATGRVLKEEKLDHPFTTEEIQAGMDSFKGEIEQVPPIYSAVKVNGKHLYEYAREGIAVERPKRTVDIYDYLLIDKPVFDEEKGQESFGFEIECSKGTYVRSLVNDLGEKLGKPAVMTELRRTASSGFDISQAIKLSEIEANPEKADELIQPIDAFFTNYETIDLSDDQWKKVQNGAWIKLETDAKKVALRYNKKVKAIYENKGRLYCPSLMLLQNE from the coding sequence ATGTTAAATGGAATTTTAGTGATTGATAAAGACAAGGATATGACAAGCGCAGATGTTGTTTACCATTTGCGTCGTGCGTTGCATATTAGAAAAATTGGTCATGCTGGTACATTAGATCCTGAAGTAACGGGAGTTTTACCTATTGCAATTGGTCAAGCTACCAAATTAATCGAATTGATGCACACACGTCCTAAGAAGTATGAAGGCCAAGGCTTGTTGGGTTACGCTACTGATTCATATGATGCAACGGGTAGGGTTTTAAAGGAAGAAAAGCTTGATCATCCTTTTACTACTGAAGAGATTCAGGCTGGAATGGATTCTTTTAAGGGCGAAATTGAGCAGGTTCCACCGATTTATTCAGCGGTTAAAGTAAATGGTAAGCACTTATATGAATATGCCCGTGAAGGTATTGCTGTTGAGCGTCCTAAGCGAACAGTTGATATCTATGACTATCTTTTAATAGATAAACCTGTTTTTGACGAAGAAAAAGGTCAAGAAAGTTTTGGCTTCGAAATTGAATGCAGTAAAGGAACCTACGTTAGATCATTAGTTAATGATTTAGGAGAAAAACTAGGTAAGCCAGCCGTTATGACCGAATTAAGAAGAACTGCTAGTTCTGGCTTTGATATCTCACAAGCAATAAAATTAAGTGAGATTGAGGCAAATCCAGAAAAAGCTGATGAGTTGATTCAACCAATTGATGCCTTTTTCACCAATTATGAAACTATTGATTTATCAGACGATCAATGGAAGAAAGTACAAAATGGTGCTTGGATTAAGTTAGAAACAGATGCCAAAAAGGTAGCTTTAAGGTACAATAAAAAAGTTAAGGCAATTTATGAGAATAAGGGGAGACTCTATTGCCCAAGTCTAATGTTGCTTCAAAATGAATAA